In Arvicanthis niloticus isolate mArvNil1 chromosome 10, mArvNil1.pat.X, whole genome shotgun sequence, a single genomic region encodes these proteins:
- the Gpr161 gene encoding G-protein coupled receptor 161 produces MNLNSSLSYRKELSNLTATEGGEGGAISEYIAIIIITVLVCLGNLVIVVTLYKKSYLLTLSNKFVFSLTLSNFLLSVLVLPFVVTSSIRREWIFGVVWCNFSALLYLLVSSASMLTLGVIAIDRYYAVLYPMVYPMKITGNRAVMALVYIWLHSLIGCLPPLFGWSSVEFDEFKWMCVVAWHREPGYTVFWQIWCALFPFLIMLVCYGFIFRVARIKARKVHCGTVVTVEEDAQRSGRKNSSTSTSSSGSRRNALQGVVYSANQCKALITILVVIGAFMVTWGPYMVVITSEALWGKNYVSPTLETWATWLSFTSAICHPLIYGLWNKTVRKELLGMCFGDRYYRESFVQRQRTSRLFSISNRITDLGLSPHLTALMAGGQSLGHSSSTGDTGFSYSQDSGTDVMLLEDGTSEDNPPQHCTCPPKRRSSVTFEDEVEQIKEAAKNSILHVKAEVHKSLDSYAASLAKAIEAEAKINLFGEEALPGVLFTARTVPGASFGGRRGSRTLVNQRLQLQSIKEGNVLAAEQR; encoded by the exons ATGAACCTCAACTCCTCCCTCAGCTACAGGAAGGAGCTGAGCAACCTCACAGCAACAGAGGGTGGTGAAGGGGGTGCCATCTCTGAGTACatcgccatcatcatcatcactgtcctCGTCTGCCTGGGCAACCTGGTCATTGTAGTTACCTTGTATAAGAAGTcctacctcctcaccctcagCAACAAGTTCGTCTTCAGCCTGACCTTGTCCAACTTCCTGTTGTCCGTGCTGGTGCTGCCGTTCGTGGTGACTAGCTCCATCCGGAGGGAATGGATCTTCGGCGTGGTCTGGTGCAATTTCTCTGCCCTTCTCTACCTGTTGGTTAGCTCAGCCAGCATGCTCACCCTTGGGGTCATTGCCATCGATCG CTATTATGCCGTCCTGTATCCAATGGTGTACCCCATGAAGATCACAGGGAACCGAGCTGTGATGGCTCTTGTCTACATCTGGCTTCACTCTCTCATTGGCTGTCTGCCGCCCCTATTTGGCTGGTCATCGGTGGAGTTTGATGAGTTCAAGTGGATGTGTGTGGTTGCCTGGCACCGGGAACCTGGCTACACCGTTTTCTGGCAGATCTGGTGTGCCCTGTTCCCCTTTCTCATCATGCTAGTATGCTATGGTTTCATCTTCCGGGTGGCCAGGATCAAGGCCCGAAAGGTGCACTGTGGCACGGTGGTCACTGTGGAGGAGGATGCccagaggagtgggaggaagaattCTAGtacctccacttcctcctccggCAGTAGGAGGAATGCCCTTCAGGGAGTGGTCTATTCGGCTAACCAGTGTAAAGCCCTCATCACCATCCTGGTGGTCATTGGCGCCTTCATGGTCACCTGGGGCCCCTACATGGTTGTCATTACCTCAGAGGCACTCTGGGGGAAGAACTATGTCTCCCCAACCCTGGAGACGTGGGCCACATGGCTGTCCTTTACCAGTGCCATCTGCCACCCTCTGATCTATGGACTCTGGAACAAGACTGTTCGCAAGGAGCTCCTGGGCATGTGCTTTGGGGACCGTTACTACCGGGAATCCTTTGTGCAGCGACAGAGGACCTCCAGGCTCTTCAGCATTTCCAACAGGATCACAG ACTTGGGTCTGTCCCCACACCTCACAGCACTCATGGCAGGCGGACAGTCCCTGGGACACAGCAGCAGCACCGGTGACACAGGCTTCAGCTACTCTCAGGATTCAG GCACCGATGTGATGCTCCTGGAAGATGGCACTTCTGAGGACAAccctccccagcactgcacaTGCCCACCCAAGAGGAGGAGCTCCGTGACATTTGAGGATGAAGTGGAACAGATCAAAG AGGCTGCCAAGAACTCTATTCTTCACGTGAAGGCTGAAGTACACAAATCCTTGGACAGTTATGCAGCCAGCTTGGCTAAAGCCATTGAAGCTGAAGCCAAAATCAACTTATTTGGAGAGGAGGCTCTGCCAGGGGTCTTGTTCACAGCACGGACCGTCCCGGGGGCCAGCTTTGGGGGCCGTCGAGGCAGCAGGACTCTTGTGAATCAGAGGCTGCAGTTACAGAGCATCAAGGAAGGGAATGTCTTAGCTGCAGAACAGAGATGA